In Haliotis asinina isolate JCU_RB_2024 chromosome 15, JCU_Hal_asi_v2, whole genome shotgun sequence, one DNA window encodes the following:
- the LOC137266447 gene encoding cytochrome P450 2B4-like: MLVVAFFAAILTILYRTIRSRSRDDHSNLPPGPKPRRITGNLRDLKLEKVPLELEELGRPYGGIFTFYVFSHPVVVLHSYKLIKEMLESSEYSTAFSGRIRCYAGINLVPEDIVFQTNTERWQLLRKIAHRGIKQYGTSLLNVERHAQEELQRVVARLTDSGGRPYDCLADIHNYVCNVILILAVGRRFDPGEDMLEYVNNIVDGFNYITHFKRSSILDTMPWTALFPTETGRTCKDIKTNRDKLITAIELMKERQGEAMPDCLYTMLLREHDAGRISMNAVKGVLLDGLVAGVLTTRGTLYTMLLTLVHNPDVQKKIQEEILQVVGKSSPVRLQDRSNMPYTRAAIFESLRFTPPVALPPMRTCIRDTCLFGFHIPRKTMVWYNIWFVHHDPSFWNEPYTYIPERFLDEHGQLVPPEDQRRQRLLTFGIGKRQCVGEILARVRLFLGVVTILQHFHLEADPDHPLPSPDPRDIGFTAFYNTPQYKIRFRPREDVACKI; the protein is encoded by the exons atgcttgttgtagccTTCTTTGCGGCCATATTGACTATATTGTATAGAAccataaggtcaaggtcacgagACGATCACAGTAACCTTCCTCCGGGCCCAAAGCCACGTCGAATTACCGGAAATCTACGAGATTTAAAACTTGAGAAAGTGCCTCTGGAACTGGAAGAGCTCGGGCGTCCTTACGGcggtattttcactttttacgtGTTTTCACACCCCGTTGTGGTTCTCCATTCCTACAAGCTTATCAAGGAGATGCTAGAGTCTTCAGAATACAGCACAGCGTTCAGTGGTAGAATAAGATGTTACGCCGGAATTAACCTGGTCCCAGAGGACATCGTGTTCCAGACCAATACGGAGAGATGGCAGCTGCTGCGGAAGATAGCACATCGTGGGATCAAGCAATACGGGACGTCCCTGCTGAACGTGGAGCGACATGCACAGGAAGAGCTGCAGCGAGTTGTGGCCCGACTTACAGACTCCGGAGGACGGCCATACGACTGTCTGGCGGACATACATAACTATGTCTGTAATGTCATACTCATATTG GCTGTCGGTCGACGTTTTGACCCAGGAGAAGACATGTTGGAATATGTCAACAACATCGTTGACGGCTTCAACTACATAACCCATTTCAAACGCTCCTCCATCCTGGACACGATGCCGTGGACGGCTTTGTTTCCCACGGAGACTGGGAGAACGTGTAAGGACATCAAGACAAACAGAGACAAACTCATCACAGCGATCGAACTGATGAAAGAG CGCCAAGGCGAGGCCATGCCAGATTGCTTGTACACCATGTTGCTCCGGGAACACGACGCGGGGAGGATATCCATGAACGCCGTCAAAGGGGTTCTGCTGGACGGCCTTGTTGCAG GTGTGCTGACAACAAGAGGGACGCTGTACACCATGCTCTTAACGCTGGTTCATAACCCGGATGTACAGAAGAAGATCCAAGAGGAAATCCTGCAAGTTGTTGGAAAATCAAGCCCGGTGAGACTGCAGGATCGGAGCAACATGCCGTATACGAGGGCAGCCATCTTTGAATCTCTCCGCTTCACACCCCCGGTGGCTCTTCCGCCAATGAGAACGTGCATCCGGGACACTTGCTTGTTCGGCTTCCACATACCCAGGAAGACGATG GTGTGGTACAACATCTGGTTCGTGCATCACGACCCGTCCTTCTGGAATGaaccctacacctacatcccgGAACGATTCTTGGACGAGCACGGCCAGCTCGTGCCACCAGAGGACCAGAGGAGACAGAG attgCTAACATTCGGGATCGGTAAGCGTCAGTGTGTGGGTGAAATCCTGGCCCGGGTCCGCCTTTTTCTGGGCGTGGTTACCATACTGCAACACTTCCATCTGGAGGCTGACCCCGATCATCCCCTCCCCTCGCCTGACCCCCGTGACATTGGCTTCACCGCCTTCTACAACACGCCCCAGTATAAAATCAGGTTCAGACCTCGTGAAGACGTCGCTTGCAAAATATAA